A window of Chiloscyllium plagiosum isolate BGI_BamShark_2017 chromosome 25, ASM401019v2, whole genome shotgun sequence genomic DNA:
TCGAGCAGAGATATGTGATGGTATTTCATGAGATAAGCAAGGCACAAAGTGGCGGATCTACTGATTCCTGCAACACAATGCAGCAATGTTCGTCCATGTGATTTTTCAACAAGCTGGATTTTGTCTGCCACCATGTCAAAATACACACTTAGCTGTGAACATGGAGAATCTGCAACTGGAATGTTAATATACTCAGTACCTGGAAACTTAGAACCAATCACCTCTGAGGTCACACTAATTATACACGTCACTCCATTTGACTGCAAGAGGCTTTGATTGTTTGAAGCAACTGCATTGCTTAAATATAAACTGTGTGTTATCTGAGCCAAACCAGAGAGACTTGGTCTGGGTCGTCTGGAGTGAAGTGATGAAATGCTTTTTGCTGTCAACTGAAGATTCAAATCCATTATAAATATAACGTCGGATTTTCTTCAATGTTCAAGTTTCCTAAAAAGAAACAACAGTTAAAAGTACCAGTTGGAGAGAAAATATCAAGTTTCTGACCAGTGAGTATCATTAATCTAATTGTCCTGACAGGGTAGATAACAACCACTTGCATTGATCTAGTACCTTTAACACAGCAAGCAGCCCAAGATGCCCACAGGAATGTTATCAGACAACTTTTGACCTAAGAGATAATAATTGGGATATCAAAAACTTGGCAAGATATATGTCTTAAGGAGCATCTTAAGCAGTAGAGATGTTACAGCAATATACAACACTATCCAGATCACAGCTTGAGTACAGTGACCCGTTTTCCACatgataggaaagatgtgattgttcAGAAGAGGATGCAGAGGTGATTAATGGGAATGTTGCCATGTCTGGAAAACTTTAGTTAAGACTGGCTAGGCTAAGGTTGTTTTACTTGGAATAGAGGCCAAGAAATGACTTAATTGAGGTACATAAAATGATGAGGGTCAAGATGAAGTACATAGGGATGACACATATACCTTAGTGGAGGTTAGAAAAAAATGagaagcatagatttaaagtaattgcagGAGGTGTGGAAATATTCTTTTTTAACTAGGTAGTGGTAGGGACCGAGAAGTcaatgcctgaaagggtggtaaaaGTAGAAATTCTCATCAGTAAATGTATTTGGATACCCACTTGGTATCCAAGGGGGCTCAGGCCTAGCACAGGAATGTTGAATTAGGCTGGTTTGCTTATTATTAGAGcttagaacattatagcgcagaacaggccctttggccctcgatgttgcgctgacctgtgaaccaatctgaagcccatctaacctatactattccattatcatccatgtgttgATCTGATGACTATTTAAAGGCTCTTAAAGTTTAGCAAGtcttctactgttgcaggcagggcatgcCTGCccttactacactctgagtaaagaacctacctctgacatctgtcctatgtctatcacccctcaatttaaagctacattccctcatgctagccatcaccatctgaggaaaaaaagctcactctgtccaccctatctaatccactgatcatcttgtatgtctctatgaagtcacctcttaTCCCTCTtatttctaacaaaaacagcctcgagtccctcagcctttcctcataagaccttccctccataccaggcaacatcccggtaaatctcctctgcacctattccaatgcttccatatccttcctacaatgcggcAACCaggactgtatgcagtattccaagtgcggccgcaccagagttttgtacagctgcaacatgacctcatggctctgaaactcaatctctctaccaataaaagctaacacattgtatgccttcttagcaaccctatcgacctgggtggcagctttcaggaatctatgcacatggacacagagatctctctgctcatccacactatcaagaatcttaccaataacccagtactttgtattcctgttactccttccaaagtgaatcacttcagacttttccgcattaaactccatttgccatctcttagcccagctctgcagcttaaatCTACTAATCCAACCCTCTACATCCTCATtgaggtaatttataaaaatgacaaacaacagtggcccaaaacagatccttgccgtaccccactagtaactgaacatcagaatgaatatttcccatcaaccaccaccttctatcttctctcagctagccaatatctgatccaaaccactaaatcaccctcaatctcatgcctctg
This region includes:
- the LOC122562762 gene encoding dual specificity protein phosphatase 18-like, whose translation is MDLNLQLTAKSISSLHSRRPRPSLSGLAQITHSLYLSNAVASNNQSLLQSNGVTCIISVTSEVIGSKFPGTEYINIPVADSPCSQLSVYFDMVADKIQLVEKSHGRTLLHCVAGISRSATLCLAYLMKYHHISLLDAHTWLKACRPIIRPNSGFWKQLIEYEDKLFGKTSIKMVMSPLGIIPDIYEKETREIIPF